One Triticum dicoccoides isolate Atlit2015 ecotype Zavitan chromosome 3B, WEW_v2.0, whole genome shotgun sequence genomic window, CGAGCTCCACAGCCGCCTTATCAGACGGGTGAGATCCCGCGGTCCCCGAGTGTAGATCCGGATCGTGCCATCCCGCCGGTCCTTCAACTGTTTTGGCTCACGCGGATCGGCGTCTGTGTCTGTGTTTCTGCAGGAGATCCAGGCGGTGCTCGTGTTCCTGGTGCTCTTCACAGTGAAGGTGCGGTGTTTAATGACCACCATTAGTGTTTCCGAGTAAAGTTTCCCTTGTACCGTACTGGAATTCGGCAATTCGACTTGTTGGAGTACTGAGCTGCGTGTGAAATAGAGCTGGAAATGTACAATTTCCAAGCAATGCTAACGTGACCATAGTGCCACCATGTGATATGATGCTCAGTAGTCATGTTTTGTTTTTTGTGATTTAGTATCTCTGCATTTGGGGTTAGTTAGGTCCCAAATGCAGGTTCTATGATTTGTATGGAGAATGAAGCATGTAATTTGCTAATCAAATAATTTGATGCTTACCAGATTGTGAAGGAGGAACACTGGGAAACATTCATCGCTGATTCATTGCTCTACGCAAAGGTGTGTTAATATGGAATGACTTTGTTCTCTTACTTTGTTATCAtgatttttgttttttatttaacTTCTAGGCAAGGGTAAGCCAGGTTACTAAAAACATTGCTGTTCCCTACTACGGTTGATATTGCTAAATATCTTAATGCTCCCTATGTTCTTGTTTTGCTTTGCAGGGCCTCTTGTTGGTGGTCACTTTTGTTATTGATTATTGGTTGACTGTCGGCTACTTACTGGGATTTATCGGTATGCTTTTGTTTGTCTTTGGGTTTTATTGCTGTGCATTCATATGAAGAGCAAAGTAAAATAATTATCGCGTGTTATATTATCACTCCCTGACAATTGTTCAAGTTTTGAGCACTTAATAGGGAATTTCCTTCTCTGAATCTCCCACAGTGTTTATTCTGTGCTTCATATTTTTGCTGAATCTGTATTCATGCAATGCTATTTTTTTGCTCTATTAGACTGGTCTCAATTGGTTCCCAACATAACTTGTAGGTTTATCCGTTTATGTAAAAGTTGCTTAGTTTGATCATTGCTATGATGTAACATTTGTACCCTTGTCCTGTATATTTGAATCCGTCTATTTCTAGATTGTAGGCCTGATCATCAAATACCCATTCAAGTTTGCAAAACGAAGCTGTAGCCATGAGATTAGTAGCACCAGACTATGAATGAGTTAATATTCAATAACTGGAATAAACTGTAATTTTATTGCTGTGGAATTCATCTTAAAACATTACTCAGTCagcaaaggaaaaaaaaagagatcACTCACTGAATGTTTCCTACCATAGCACTGGGGAGGAACATATGCTACGCAACTAGTGTCAGTTGAAATGTAATTTTAGCCCAAGCTCTTATCACATTATCCATCCCTTGCTTGTAGCATAACATCAAGGACCATAGAAATGGTACTCCTGATTGGGATCATCTTCTTTAGGCAGGATGCGAACAATTTGTTTTCCTTGTTATGTAGCATGGCAAGACACTCCCAGACCCAGCAATATCGACATCAAGGACCATAGAAAAAGCATTGACACTGCCAAGGAAAAATATATCTGATATGGGGCACACTGGTAGTGGGTTGCCTACTTGCTCCTCTAAGATTTCCTGATTTATCTAAGTCTTGATGCTTCTTAATACTCCGATTTCAAGATGCATTCAAATCATATCACGAATCCTATCAGATGTTTTTCTTGGCAGTAAAATTCGAGATATGCTTTGGATACAATTTTCACGCTAATCTGAACTGCTTCATTCCCCATTTTAACCGTTGCTTACATTTTGTTTTTCATTTGCAGTTATATATGCTATGGCTCAACAGCCACCTTATGATGGCCTAGGTATGTTTTACAATTCTATTTTTAGTGATGGAAGTTATGCATAGTGTTGTCCCCCTCAAAAGTGAAAAAAAACTCTCTGTCAAAGTTAGATGATATCCCTTTGATTTTGTATTTGTATATTTGGTCTGCACCATTGATGTGATTATTCCACTTCTTGGTAATTaaactttaatcaatgtgtaccatGTGCCAATATGCTACCTCATAGTTGCAAATGCATTGATTCTGTCAAGTATATCCTATGTGGCGCACATTGGTTGTGGCTTACCTACTTGAGAATCATCTGTCCTAGCTAACGAGTGAGATGGCTGTTGATTGTGTTTTGAGACCAATGGATGACGATATAGATAAATAGGCAATTGATGTGGCCTTTTTTGTTCCCAGCTGTCTCATAGACAGGATTTTGGAACCCCGAATCACACTGGCATACCAGGACATGTCATAGGAGTAACCCTATTTTCGCTGGAATTGCCACAGCGTTGGCATTCTAATTACTTCttagcaagtactccctccgtaaagaaatataagagcgtttagatcactactttagttatctaaacgctcttatatttctttacagagggaatatTATTGCAGCTGAAATTGTGACACCTATTCACTAATTAGCCTGAAAGGCCTTAATCTGAAATTGGTAGACTGAATCATCTAAACAAGTTAATTTAGCTGGGGATTACCAATATTGCAAACCTGGACAAAATGTTTGACAGAAGGTTTTGAGCCAGATCAAGATCGCGTGTTGAATAAATTGTGCTCCCAAATTGGTTTCTAGCTTGCAATTTCGATCCTTTTACTATGTGCTAGTACTACTCTTTATCTTAGGCACACCCATATGTGATCCAATTGCTAAAAAGGTTACATTAGAATTATATTCTTATGTTAAGTGATAATACTGAAGTATTACACTTACTCCCATTATTCATATTCATTTTACACTAATTTGAAACATCGCTGCAGTTCTCTCTTAAGTTGGAGATGAGATAAGATGTTCATTTTTTTTACGTAGGTCATTTAAATCATTTAACTCCGTTGCAATTGGAAAGCCTGCTAACTGAAGAACCAACGACACGATTTTGGCTGGTAATTTCCTGCACttatttttattttactgtttACTCCTTTTTTTAACTGCATTTACTATTTCATTTTTGTGTGACTTCTAATAACATATATTTCAATCCCATATTATATGTTACCGCTTTCAGTGAGTAGGATCCTAAACAGATTTTGCTCATTGTTCGATTTCTTATTTAAATTTTAATAGGTTGAGTTCCGGACTTCCTTTTTAACACCATGTATACAAGCAAGCAGTGTCATGCCTGAACTCTCTAACTTGTAAGTATTTGGAGCTTTTTTCACTCCTACCGTTGTTCTTGCACTGCTGAGCTCTATATTTATTAATTTATACAAAAAGTCTAAAAATTCTCCAGTAAAATAGACTCTTTCCATCATTATCTTTGACACTTCGTAGTAATTTACAATCTATGGCTACTAGAGTTAGGCATTACCTGTGCATTACTATTCTGAGAGAGTTCGAGGTTGAGTCTTAGATGGAAGCATGAGATATTCCTGACATTTAGCTTTGCACCCTCATGCCACTACATTACTTTTCTTCTGAAATGCACTATTTTACTTCTTTTTAAAAAATGGATATCCACTATTTTACTGATTAGCGAGCTGATCTTTTCCTAGTCGATATTAATATGATTATTGTAATAATCTATCAAATACCTCTAGTTTGTTCTGAGCACAATATCAATAGCATTTTCGTATATTGGATCATATTCTTGTGATTCTCTTGATGCAGATACTCCAACAAGaacatttcttttggattagttgatCTAGGGCATTTTCCAAATGCTGCAGCGAGGTTTGGAATATCCATGTGGGGTAAATCACTAAATCTTTAGTTTTACTTCTGCCATCTATGCTCTTTTCTACTTGGTTGGGATGGTCTACATTTCAGTCCCACATAATCCATGGTCTCCTTCTGGATCTTGTTCAGAATGTGCTTAAGTCTTTCTTCGCACGAGGGTTACATTCTCTCTGTTGATTTCATTGACAGATCATCTTCCCACTTATATACTGTTTGACAAGGCGACTGAAGTTGCTCGGCTCCCAGAAATCGGAAACGGAACAAAAGTATTCGTGCCAAAAGTTACCAAGGTTAATTTTCATCACTTCCATATTTTTATTATGCATTATGACTGAAATAAGTTCAGTCTCTCCCTTTTCGTGTACAAATTAATATGATATAGCTTTGGAATATTATCTGTTcgatcaaaccaaggcttatgagTCGACTTGTCGTTCCGAGG contains:
- the LOC119275370 gene encoding thioredoxin-related transmembrane protein 2-like, whose translation is MEVATATEASAPAASGGASRRGHPFPWLDVAISEPYYFLHLIAFFSYFAARTTAPSAEDDAELHSRLIRREIQAVLVFLVLFTVKIVKEEHWETFIADSLLYAKGLLLVVTFVIDYWLTVGYLLGFIVIYAMAQQPPYDGLGHLNHLTPLQLESLLTEEPTTRFWLVEFRTSFLTPCIQASSVMPELSNLYSNKNISFGLVDLGHFPNAAARFGISMWDHLPTYILFDKATEVARLPEIGNGTKVFVPKVTKKLLCHHFDLDRRLIEFLST